A region of the Kribbella sp. NBC_01245 genome:
CGAGCGCCGCCACCGAGTGGTACGCCGCGAAGACCGCGCCCGTCGGGGAGTGCGCGAAGCATCGCCGGAAGCCGTCCCCGTCGACGCGGCCCGGGCCGAATTCCGCCGAGCGTGGCACGACTATCCGGTTCCACACGTCCCACGCGGTCCGGCCAGGCGGTCGCAGCGGCACCTCCTGCGCACCAGCCGGTACGGCGCACGCGGCCTGACCGGATCCGCCCGCGGGCGTGGTCGCGCCTCCGCCCGGACGTACGGACGACCCCGCCGTGTGCCCACCACCCGGTCTGACCGCATCCCCCGGTCTGACCGAACCACCCGGCCTGACCGCATCACCCTGATCCGACGTACGACCCGGGTCCGACGTACCAACTGAGGCCGTCCCACCACCCGGGTCCGCCGTACCAACTGAACTCGACGCACCACCTTGGTCCGGCGTACCGCCTGGCGCAGTTGCGGCGGCCGGTGGACCGAAGAGAGCGGCCGCGACCAGGGCGAGGCCGCAGAGGGCTATCGCGCCGACGACGATGGCGGCCGCGATGAAACCCTGGTCGAACGCGCCCGGACCGCCGGACCGACCACCGTCAGAACCGCCGGAAGAATCGGCGGCACGATGGCCCTCGGTTGGGTCGGTGATGCGGTGGCTGGTCATGGGCGGATCCCCGTTCGTCCGGCGAATTTCGGCTGCGGGACAAGCGTGGCAAAATTCCTGACATCGCCGCGGAAGTTATCCACAGGCGCACCCTTGACCGCTCAACTGGATCTCACTGAGTTGCCAATAGGTCACCCCGCGTAGCGGAAGACGGTGTACGCCCCGTAGGCTCCGTCCATGACCATCGCGCCTTCGCTTTGCTCGCCCCTAGCGCTCGCCGATGCAGAACCCACTCGCGTCACCGACTCACCGGCCACTGAGCCATGGGACACCGACGTGATCACCGCGTACGGTTTGCTGCGGGAGGCAGCGGCCGAACTCGATCATCTGATGCGCCATAGTTTGAAGCGCAGTGGCCTGCAAATGGCAATGTTCGAACTGTTGCTACGGCTGGCCCGTAGCTCCGGCGAGAAACAGCGCCTTACCTCACTAGCACGGGAGTTGACCGTCACCACGGGCGGCATCACCCGCCTGGTCGACCGCGCCGAACATGCCGGCCTGGTTCGCCGGGAGGCCTGTCCGGACGATGCTCGCGGGTCCTTCGCGGTGCTGACCGAAGAGGGCAAACGCCGTCTTCGCGAGGCCCTGCCGGACCACCTCCTCGAGATCGACTCACTCTGGACCAGCCAGATCGGTGAAGACGCCGATGTGGTGCTGGGCCGTCTTCGCGCCGTTCGTGACAACGCACGACGCTGGCCGCACGGCCGTCCCCACCTCGGGATCACCCCGGGCTGAAACAACAGGGGTGCGCTCGGCTGACCGGCCGGGTTACCCCCGGCTAACGGATTGGCCGCCCGGCTGGAGTCGGGCGGCCTTCCGGGGGATGGTTGAGACGTGAATGAACCTCAGCCGGCCAGTAGGCACCAGACACTGGCAGCCCTCGGTGGTGTGCTCTCGGCTTTGGCCGGTCTGGCTGTCGGTTCCGTCGTCGCCGGAATTCTTGGCAGTCGGCAAACGCCGGTGGTGGCGGTTGGTTCCGCTTTCATCGACCGGGTGCCCGCCTGGCTGAAGGATCTGGCCATCTCGTTGTTCGGCGTGCACGACAAAACGGCTCTGCGCGTTGGCATTCTGATCGTTCTCCTGGCCCTCGCGGCCGTTGCGGGCATCCTTGCCGTACGACGCTGGTGGGCCGGCGCTGCTTTGACGGCGGCGCTCGCGGGCGTTGGCATCGTGGCCGCGGCGACTCGTCCTGACTCCGGGCAGATCGACTTCGTGCCCTCGTTGGCCGGTGGCGTCGCATCTCTATTGCTTTTGAGATTGTTCGCGAATCGGCTCAGCACCTCTACAGGCACGTCAGGCGCCGTAACCCGGAGGGGATTCCTGCAGCTCGCGGCCGGGGTCGGTATCGGCACGGTCGCCGTAGGAGCCGGTGGCCAGTTGGTCGGCGGCCGCCGGAGCGCGGTCAAGGACGCCCGCCTCGCACTCAACCTGCCGAAACCGCCGACGCTCGAACCGCCCGCCGGGGTCCAGGCCAAGGGCGCGACTCCTTGGGCTACTGCGAACGCTGACTTCTACAGGATCGACACGGCCCTATCGGTGCCACTGATCAAGCCGTCGGACTGGCGACTGCGCATCCACGGCATGGTCGACAAAGAGCTCAACCTGACCTATGAGGACCTGCTCAAGCGCGACATCGTCCACAAGTGGGTGACGCTGACCTGTGTGAGCAACGAGGTCGGCGGCGACCTGATCGGCAACGCGCTCTGGTCCGGCGTACTGCTCAAGGACCTGCTGGCCGAGGCCGTTCCATCCCCTGACGCCGACGCGATCCAGTCGAGGTCGCAGGACGGTTTCACCGCTGGTACGCCGCTCAGCACGCTCACGGATGACCGCGAATCGCTGCTGGCCTTCGCGATGAACGGCGAGCCGCTGCCGCTGGAACACGGATTCCCCGTGCGCATCGTCGTACCGGGTCTCTATGGGTACGTCTCGGCGACGAAGTGGCTGGTTGATATCGAGGTGACGCGGTTCGACCTGTTCGACGCGTACTGGACGCCGCGTGGTTGGTCCGAGCAGGGGCCGATCAAGTTGGCGTCGCGGATCGACGTACCGCGGTCGAAGGCGGAGGCCGGGCCGGTGACGGTGGCCGGGGTCGCGTGGGACCAGCACGTGGGCGTTTCCAAGGTCGAGGTGCGGGTAGATGGTGGCCCTTGGCAACAAGCCACGCTGGCGGCGGACGGGTCAATCGATACCTGGCGGCAGTGGCATTGGACCTGGGATGCGCCGCGCGGCAATCACGTGTTGCAGGTGCGGGCGTTCGATGCCAAGGGCAACGCGCAGATCGAGGCCGAGGCGCCGCCTGCGCCGGATGGCTCGACCGGCCTGCACAGCGTCGACGTACGCGTCAGTTAGTTAAGGGTTGCGTTCAGGACGAGCGGCAGGAACGTACGCTCGAGAGAGCCTGGTGGTACGTCCTTGGGCTCGAGCAGACTCTGCGCGCGAGCCCCTTCGTGCAAGGCGATCACGAGCCGAACGAACTGGTCCGGCCGGACCGACATCTTCAAGTCGTTGCCTTCGACAAGCGTCTCCACCAACTCGGTCAGACTGTTGCGGAAGGCGGCGCGCTGCTCGATCCAGGCCTTCGCGGCGGCCGGGTCGCGTAACGCATGCAGGGTGAACTCGGTCGAGATCAGGTGCCACTGGCGCTGATCCGGACCAGCCTCCTCGAGCACGTTCAGCACCGCGTCCAGCATCGAATCCGGCTGATCGGCCAGCTCCGGCAACAGCGCGGCGATCTGCTCGAGCAGGCGATCTGTGGTGCTCTGGAACAGTGCCAGCGCGAGCTCATCCTTGGACGCGAAGTTCGAGTAGAAGGCCCCGCGGGTGAACCCGGCCCGCTCGCAGATGTCCTCCACCGAGGCGCCGTGGAACCCGCGCTCGGCGAACACCTCCTGCGCGCCGGTCAGAAGGCGGGCCCGGGTGGTGGAGCGACGGCGCTTGGGCGTTTCCATGCCCTTAGGATACAGTTCTGTATTGAATACACAAACGTATTGAGTTCATATCCGTATCGGATGGGGTTATAGATGCAGCTCAGCGCGCACGCGATCAGCGTCAAGGGCCCGCATGCCCCGATGCTGGCGCCGACGTCCGTCTCCGTGGCCGATCACCAGTTGGTGCTGCTGGCGGGTGATCCGGGTGCGAGTCATACGGCGGCGTCGCTCGGGTTGTCGGGTCGGCTGCGCGTCGACGGTGGCGGCGTACAGCTGGACGGCATAGCCGATATGGCCGCGCTGCGTCGGCGGGTCGCGGTGGTCGATACGCCCGGAATCACTGAGCCGGATGACGCGCTGCCGGTGCGTACGGTGATCGGCGAGGAGCTGGCCATCGCGGGGCGGAAGGCCGGGCGTCGCGCGGTGCGGGAGTGGCTCGAGGCGAACGATGCGACGGATTTTGGCGAGATGCGGTTCGAGCATTTGCCGGTGGATGTGCGAACGCGGTTGCTGGCTGAGTTGACGGTCGCGCGGAACGACGTACAGGTGGTGATTTTGACGCTGCCGGATCGGTTGGGTGGGGATCCGCATCACTGGTATGAGGTGGGGCGAGACTTGGCGGCGCGCGGGTATGGCGTGGTGATCACGTGCTCGGAGTCGTCCGTACGGATTCTGGATGTGCCGGCGGCGCGGTTGGGTTCGCTGGATCCGCCTCCGCCTGCGCAGGTCGCACCCGCTGCGGCCGTGGAGCCCGTCGCTCCGATTGAGGAGACGCCGGACGAGGCGGACCCGGTCGAGGAATCTGAAGCCGAGATCGAAGCTGAGGTCGATGCCGAGGTCGAAGATGCCTCGGCGTCCGCGTCCGCCTCCGCGGTGACCATCGAGCAAACGGCGCCGGTTGAGACCGTCGAAGAGTCCGACACGACGCCCGCAGAGGATGACGACAAAGTGAAGACCGGCACGTCCGGCGAGAAGGAGCAGGTATGACCGCGATCCGGATGGCGCTGAGCGAGCTGCGGCGGCTCACCGCTGGGCGGTTGCCGAAACTGGCGGTGATCGCGTTGCTCTCCGTGCCGATGCTGTACGGCGGTCTGTACCTCTACGCCAACCACGACCCGTACGGCCGTCTGGACCAGGTCCCGACCGCGCTAGTCGTGGAGGACGAGGGCACGACGCTATCCACCGGCGAGAAGCTGACCGTCGGACCGCGAGTTAGTGACGAGCTACTCGCGTCGCGCAGTTTCGGCTGGCACAAGGTCGATCGCGCCGAGGCGGCCGCTGGTGTTGCCGACGGCAAATATGCGTTCGCCCTGATCCTGCCGAAGACGTTCTCGGCAGATCTCGCTTCGAGCGCGGAATTCCAGCCGCGGCGCGCGACGATCGAGCTGGCCACGAACGACGCGAACAACTATCTGGCCCACACGATCGCGAACCAGGTCGTTGCCGAGGTCACCAAATCGGTCGCGGCCGAGGTCAGTTCGACCGCGGCCAGCAAGCTGCTCGCCGGGTTCAGCAC
Encoded here:
- a CDS encoding MarR family winged helix-turn-helix transcriptional regulator — encoded protein: MTIAPSLCSPLALADAEPTRVTDSPATEPWDTDVITAYGLLREAAAELDHLMRHSLKRSGLQMAMFELLLRLARSSGEKQRLTSLARELTVTTGGITRLVDRAEHAGLVRREACPDDARGSFAVLTEEGKRRLREALPDHLLEIDSLWTSQIGEDADVVLGRLRAVRDNARRWPHGRPHLGITPG
- a CDS encoding molybdopterin-dependent oxidoreductase; its protein translation is MNEPQPASRHQTLAALGGVLSALAGLAVGSVVAGILGSRQTPVVAVGSAFIDRVPAWLKDLAISLFGVHDKTALRVGILIVLLALAAVAGILAVRRWWAGAALTAALAGVGIVAAATRPDSGQIDFVPSLAGGVASLLLLRLFANRLSTSTGTSGAVTRRGFLQLAAGVGIGTVAVGAGGQLVGGRRSAVKDARLALNLPKPPTLEPPAGVQAKGATPWATANADFYRIDTALSVPLIKPSDWRLRIHGMVDKELNLTYEDLLKRDIVHKWVTLTCVSNEVGGDLIGNALWSGVLLKDLLAEAVPSPDADAIQSRSQDGFTAGTPLSTLTDDRESLLAFAMNGEPLPLEHGFPVRIVVPGLYGYVSATKWLVDIEVTRFDLFDAYWTPRGWSEQGPIKLASRIDVPRSKAEAGPVTVAGVAWDQHVGVSKVEVRVDGGPWQQATLAADGSIDTWRQWHWTWDAPRGNHVLQVRAFDAKGNAQIEAEAPPAPDGSTGLHSVDVRVS
- a CDS encoding TetR/AcrR family transcriptional regulator is translated as METPKRRRSTTRARLLTGAQEVFAERGFHGASVEDICERAGFTRGAFYSNFASKDELALALFQSTTDRLLEQIAALLPELADQPDSMLDAVLNVLEEAGPDQRQWHLISTEFTLHALRDPAAAKAWIEQRAAFRNSLTELVETLVEGNDLKMSVRPDQFVRLVIALHEGARAQSLLEPKDVPPGSLERTFLPLVLNATLN